The Triticum aestivum cultivar Chinese Spring chromosome 4B, IWGSC CS RefSeq v2.1, whole genome shotgun sequence sequence aaatttttttaaatttttagaACTAATCCCGTATTATTTTAATATATaataaaataaaaaccaaaaatgaaaagtaaaaaatgaaaaggaaaaagggGGCGCCCCTCCCCGCACATGGGCCGGGCCAATAGGGCGCTCATGTTGGCGCGAGCGTACACGCTGCCGTGATGGGGGCCCTCCCCGCGCGGTATAGGAGTTCCTGCTTGCAATCAGGGACGGAGCCAGGAAAATTGTATGAGAGGGGTCTTTTGCTGCTGCTTCACGGTTGGGGAGGGCCAGAACCACTAAAATACAATTATTTGTTCCCAAAATGTCATATTAGTAGCTCTAACAATGTAATTTTATCTATGTTGGCCCAGGCCATGGCCCCAGCTCGCCCTCACTGCCTGCACTATCATTTGCCTCTTTACGAAGGTGATCCCCTATTTATCATGTAGGTCTTTTTTAGGAAAATTTATCATGTAGGTTGACGTTTATCAATCAAACGTGACCCTTCCTCCCCTGGTGGTTGCTAGGTGAATTTGGGACGGCCCAACTTGCGTAGGCTCCCCATCCGGTTCTAGAACCTTGCCAGACCGGTTTATGTATTATTTTTTGGGGGGTTTTGTTTTTTATTGTTCTGTCATTTTCGTTTCTTGTTCATGTTTGATTTTTGAAATTCAAAAATTTTGCATATATTTTTTAATAAATGTTTTTTTGTTGATTAGGAAACATATtttgaattaatgaacatttttgtaaatttGATTAACTAATTTTAAATCCAATTTTTTTTACCAAATCAGTAAATATGTTTTAGAATGTGGGACATTTTTTAAAAGTTGTGATTTAATATTCATGAACATTTAAAAAATTGCGATTTTTAAAATTTTATGAGCCTTTTTTGACATCCCGAACTAGATCTAAGGAAgcagaaaatgaaaaaagaaacagaaaatatattttttgaaagaGATGCCTCGCAAATGGGTTGCTCGAAAGGGCGTGTGGGCGGTGCATGTTTAGCTCTTTTCCATCACACCGGCCGATGAATAGGAGGTCCCTTTTTGAAAATAGTTGAATAACCGAGCAAGAAAATGATATCTTCATAAGAAAATGATTTTTGAGAACAAAAAGGAATTTTGTTGATCCTCCATCATCTGCATCAAGTAATACTTCCTTTGTACATAAATGTAAGACGTTTTACAGAGGGGGTATGTTTTCTATGAAGCATCATCTGCACGAAGTAATGCAATACTATTACAGACTTTCCGCTCATGAAAAAGTGAGATGTATTCGAAGTTATGAAACTTTTAGATTCAATTACGATCGTTTGGACATTTCTTTTTTCAGTTGGGTCTGAACAATTCTTTGAAGATCGTTCATGCACCAAACTTTGAGACTCTCTCTCAGAAAAGAAAAGGAGAGCAAACTCAATCTATAGATAATAATGTAAATTATATAATCATAACATCAACATGCATGTAAACAAGTACCCAACAAATAACATCATCAGACCTGTAGAAAAACGCACGCTATAAGACACATGAGAGACCATTCTACCCCTGTGGAACCAAAACTGTAAACTAGACAGGCCTCTCCTTGTACCACTACGTACTACGTGAACAAGACACGACACGAGCCATGCACTTGCACAACAAATtaacacctacacaaacaatccaGCAGACACATGCATGAGCCATCACGTACGCGCACAAACTACTGACCACTCTCACAGTTGTCCCATTATCTGGGCCCCGCCATGAAACATGCCATTGCCGCCGACCTGTGCTACCGTCGGCGCAGAAGAGAACTCCGGCGCCCACATggcagccgccccgccgccggacacCTTCCACGTGTCCACATTGCCGTTGTCCAAGAACGCAGTTGGCCAGAGCATCGGCGCCGACGTCCCTGCATGGCCGCCCCGGAGCCCGAGGGAGTGCAGGCCGAACTCCCCGGCGCTGCCGCCGAGCCCCACCTGGCTCAGCCCGGGCAGGCCGAGGCCGAGGTCGAACCCGACGCGGCCCTCGAACAGCGGCGCCCCGCCTAGCGCGAACAGCGAGCTGAGAAGTCCGCCTTGCGGAGCCTGCTGGGAGTGCGACTGCGCCGGCATCGGTGGCGGAGGCGCGCCGAAGTGGACGGGCGGGCGGCGCATCGCCTGCTGCGGCGCCGGGCGCAGGCGCTTGCGGGTGGAGCCCCCGATGGGGACGTTGCGGAGGGAGCCCCCGAGCGTCCAGTAGCGGCGGCAGGCACGGCAGAAGTGGCGCGGCTGCGACGTGTTGTAGTTGTTGTAGTAGCAGAACTTGGTGTCGTGCGACGCGCACCGCGGGCACTGCTCCCGCGCCGCGGCCGAGGGCGTGTTCGGGTTCGCCGCCGCCGGCTGCAGCTGcaacagctgctgctgctgctggacgcAGGCCATGTCCGTCGCGGCCATCGTCGCCGCGGCGTCGTGCTTGCAGTTCTGGGGATGGGCGAGCAGTGCTTGCTGCATGGGGGCCAGCTGGTGCAGAGGAGCTTCCATGGCGTTCGAGGTTGGCCCTGCAGGTCCAATGTGGGTGCGTAGATGCTCGTATTATGGCAATGGAACTCGAGCTAACTTGGCTAGATACCAGTGAGTTTTGGGATTGAAGTGCGAGGGCGTATATATACACGGCGTGAACCAGAGTGAGTGAGCGAGAGAAGGTGTGTGGACAGTGTGGGCGCTGGATAGGCGTTGTGGGTGATGGTACGGTGGGTGACAGAAGGCTGAGGGGATGAGTACGCAGGGTGCAGGGACTGACCATGTAGAGTTGCTTTCGATCTTTGCAGGACAAGGAATCCTGTGAGCCTACCTGAATGCTGACGTGTATGCTCCCCGCACCAGACAGTTTTGAAACCCAACAGTAAAAGTAAATGGCTTTTCCCCCATTCTATACAGTGTTTTGCTTGCATAAGTATTATTCGTGATGCATTTCCCACGGCTAGCTTACCACTGCTACGTAGGAGCTCTGCCAAGCTAGTACTACAGCAACATGCTACTGCTAGCTATACTACTGTTACCATCTGCAGCGTGTTTCTGCCTCTGGCTTTTATTGAGTGGCAAGGTAGATTCACTCGAAACTTCGAAAGACGACACTGAGGGTAAAAAATGGACAATATTTTACCACTCCCCACCTCTACCCTCGTTAAAATCTACGCAGGGTGAAAGTCATGATTGAGAGCATGATTAATAATATAGCCAATCATGAAGTTGTCATGTCATCTAATCGCTCCGTCTAGACgtataagtcatcttacgaaaatcaaataattcTAAAACACTTAGATGTTGTGCATTAACTCTTATCTCACCTCGTTTctttttcttgacatatcaaccaataagagatgtgcgGCATGCatactttcaatgacttgagactaccaagcACGACATGttgtggttagttcattgcatgcaatactattaattagtaaataaacattaagttctctcgtttcccCCGCCTTAGTTGCGTGCACAATCTAAGACGACttatgcacctggacggagggagtagagtcAACCTAATAGCCGGCTTATACAATAGCAAGTTTTAATTATGTATGTATTACTTTATTAATAGTTGGCCCATGTTACAACTCGGGAAACGCTTGTGTTTACCCGGCAGATCTATCCGCTCGCGTCGACTGCCTCCCTGGCCGTCAGATGTGTTATTGATCAGGTGGTGGGGAGCCAACCTCCATTACTTCACTTTCCTACAACTTGACACACGTTTCAGAAGCGTTTTCGCAACCCGACCCCTGTTGCAAACAATATCGTTGCCGGGCTCTTTTGAAACATTCTTCCTGTTGCGAGAAAGATTTCTGCAACATGAGTGATGTTGCAAAACTTTCTTTCGGAGCGATACAAAATTCCGCAACATTAGCTTGTTGCAAAAGTTCTGAATGAACATCATGCTTGTGGCAAAGCTGGCAGCTCAATCTAATGACCACCCAGCATTTAATTCAGTGGCTCGCGAGGCGGCAGATTTTTTAAAAAGATCCGCCGGCCGACGCATAGCGCTCCCAACTCACAATGTCTTGGGTCTCGTGCTATAGCCGACTCTTATTCTACCACCCACTTTTCTTCTCTCTTCTTCAACTAAAGAAAGATATACTAATGCTTTAGTCCTTACAGCATTGCGTATGTCCCCATTTTACTTgctctaaggccaactccaccgcacgaccccaaacggacgtccgttttgcccAGATTTTGTTCGTTTGGTTAGGGCGATGGgatcgtgtccgggcctgtcctgggatgcggtggccgtgcgcccagcgcgcggccgcatcctttgGCCCCATCCTGTCCGCCTGCATTTTCAAACAACAACGTTTCAAATACCAGCGGCATAGTTCACGCCAGCGGCCCTAGTTCATGcccggcaacaaagccagcggcctacacgtcctcACCGGGAACACAATCAGCGGCCGACAACACAGgcggcctccaaaatgaatagttttgttcgcgggcaacacagccagccttcaaaatgaatcagttttctcgccggcacacagccagcggcccagcggggcggcacccatgccagcctccaaaaaagaatggccacggccgatcggacgacctagttcaggtcgtcggcgtcgaacatctccttctgcctggcctcgaaccagctcCTCGTCTTTCTCACTCATCTTGGTCAAGTCCACGCTCAttatcgcaagggccacctccttcgatttggttgctgcattggtggcctcgatgtcgagctgcctctgcctggccttgacgttgtcggcctcgatgtcgagctgcctttgtcgggccgcctcctccatgtcgatcttctaTCTCTTGGCTGCCTCCTTcatctcaagcttcttcctttgaagctctaggtattgcttcatttgcgcGTCCTTGCTTTGTCGCTTCTTCTCATcctcacatccttttgagacatcatgccatgcaatgtctcatgcaaggccatggatgaggcatcatgTATGTCttccaccttggagttggtcttgcccctcggcctcttcaacgcctcgccatctccacctccggcgaacttggccgtcttcctgcctctcttcctttgaagctcatggtattgatccttgaacttagggcaatt is a genomic window containing:
- the LOC123094509 gene encoding dof zinc finger protein DOF3.1, whose product is MEAPLHQLAPMQQALLAHPQNCKHDAAATMAATDMACVQQQQQLLQLQPAAANPNTPSAAAREQCPRCASHDTKFCYYNNYNTSQPRHFCRACRRYWTLGGSLRNVPIGGSTRKRLRPAPQQAMRRPPVHFGAPPPPMPAQSHSQQAPQGGLLSSLFALGGAPLFEGRVGFDLGLGLPGLSQVGLGGSAGEFGLHSLGLRGGHAGTSAPMLWPTAFLDNGNVDTWKVSGGGAAAMWAPEFSSAPTVAQVGGNGMFHGGAQIMGQL